In Candidatus Bathyarchaeota archaeon, the sequence GCAGCTTTTACCACAAAAAATTCGACGCCGTCGGATTAAAACCTCAAGACATACAAACCCTTGAAGACCTACCTAAAGTGCCCTTCACGGTTAAAACAGACTTACGCGACAACTACCCTTTTGGAATGGTCGCCGTTAAACCAGACGAAATCGTAGAAATTCATGCCTCAAGCGGAACCACAGGCAACCCCATTGTGGGCGCCTACACCCGAAACGACATGGATGTCTGGTCGGAACTCATGGGCCGCTCCATCTACACAGCAGGCGGCAGACCCCAAGACGTCATCCACATCGCATACGGCTACGGCTTGTTCACGGGCGGCTTAGGCTTCCACTACGGCGCCCAGAAGCTTGGTGCAAAAATCATACCCGCAAGCGGCGGCATGACCCAACGCCAGATTAAACTTATGAAGGACTTAGGCGCCACCATCCTTGCTTGCACGCCTAGCTTCGCGGTTTACCTCGCCGAAACCATGGCACAAGAAGGCGTAGACCCCAGAAAAGACCTCAAACTCAAAAGAGGCATGTTCGGCGCGGAACCTTGGTCAACAAAAATCCGTGAGCGAATCGAGCAGCAAATGGGTATCGAAGCGTTTGACGTTTACGGATTAACCGAACTCTGCGGTCCAGGCGTCTCCATCGAATGTGAGCAGCATAACGGTTTGCACATTTGGGAAGACCACTTCATCGTGGAAACCATCGACCCTGACACGGGCGAGGTTTTGGCGGACGGAGAAGAAGGCGAACTGGTTTTCACAACCCTCACTAAAACAGGGTTGCCCATGCTTCGCTACAGAACCCGCGACATATCTAGAATAACCACTGAACAATGCAAGTGCGGTCGTACCCACTCACGCATGCTCCGTGTGCAAGGACGCAGCGACGACATGCTCATCATACGCGGAGTTAACGTGTTTCCCTCACAAATCGAGTACGCAGTCATGTGCTTCTCTGAACTTGCCACTCAATACTTAATCGTGGTTGATAGGCCAGGCGCACTCGACACCTTCGTCGTTAAAGTTGAATTGTGCGAAAAAGCCCACTGCAACCCACAACTAGACAGAAACGCCTTGAAAAACGAAATTCAAAAACGCATCCACATCGTCACAGGCATAACCGCAGACGTAGAAATCGTCAAACCTGGCGAAATCCCAAGAACCGAGGGCAAAGCGAAAAGAGTACTTGACTTACGCAAGGGTAAGATGTAAGGATTAACGATGACTTCCAAGATTGCAGCAGATAAGCCAGGCACCTTCGCCTTGCTTAACGGAGATGAGGCAGTTGCACGTGGGGCACTAGAAGCCACTGTTAAAGTTGCCGCCGCCTATCCGGGGACGCCTTCTACAGAAATTTTGGAAGCCATAGCAGAAGTTG encodes:
- a CDS encoding phenylacetate--CoA ligase, with amino-acid sequence MDGKYWNQKIETMPRQQIKEYQLQKLKEQVKYCYENSSFYHKKFDAVGLKPQDIQTLEDLPKVPFTVKTDLRDNYPFGMVAVKPDEIVEIHASSGTTGNPIVGAYTRNDMDVWSELMGRSIYTAGGRPQDVIHIAYGYGLFTGGLGFHYGAQKLGAKIIPASGGMTQRQIKLMKDLGATILACTPSFAVYLAETMAQEGVDPRKDLKLKRGMFGAEPWSTKIRERIEQQMGIEAFDVYGLTELCGPGVSIECEQHNGLHIWEDHFIVETIDPDTGEVLADGEEGELVFTTLTKTGLPMLRYRTRDISRITTEQCKCGRTHSRMLRVQGRSDDMLIIRGVNVFPSQIEYAVMCFSELATQYLIVVDRPGALDTFVVKVELCEKAHCNPQLDRNALKNEIQKRIHIVTGITADVEIVKPGEIPRTEGKAKRVLDLRKGKM